The Eremothecium gossypii ATCC 10895 chromosome VII, complete sequence nucleotide sequence CTGGATGCATGCAATTGCAAGGGAGAGGCGCCCTTGATCGAAGACGCACCGGAAAAGCAGTCCACGACTGCACAACCCACACTGGCCTCCGAACCCACCCTCCAACCACCTGCAATGCTTCCGGCTACCGTGAATTCCGAAAAACCGCTCAATCACACGGCGGAACCAGGCCCAGAACCTGTCGTCCCGGATATAAACACTTTACAGTCATATATCCAGACATGTACAGCGTGGGTTGATCCCTTCCACCGCTGTGTCCTGCCTGAGCTTGCCGTAGAGGCCATGACAGTTCTGCGAACTGTAGGCGCCGTAATAGAGTACGACAACTCGGCACTGCATTCAGCTAGCAACACCAATGACGGGATAATTGTGCGTTCCCCGGATAAAGAAGAGGTATGGACCTACCGTGACGCGTACGAATACCTGAAGCGGTTCCCAATAGACCTGGACACATACTACAGTCTACTTCTCCAATACGAGTCTGGAGTTCCCGAGGCCTCACCTGTGACGGATAATAACAAGCCGGACGAGGCTGCCGCCTGCAACCGTTTGCCACCTGGTCAAGACACGGCAAAGATGAGCGCCATGGTCGCGGCGCTTTCTTCAGAGGTCATCGCCGACCAGCTTCAACTTGCATCTGTCAAAGGTCAGCTGTTGtttgcgcagcagcagctcgcggCTAAGGATAAACAAATTAAACTCCTCCTTGCAAAGCTCGAGGAGGAAATGGACAGTAATCGAAAAAAGGATGAATTAATTATCAAATTGAAAGGTAAATAATTTCTATCATCGAATATCATCGTGACACTAACGATTGTATATATTATTTCAATCACATAAGTTAGGCTATATGACCTGCCTAGCCGCCCAGTTACCTGTATGATACAGGGCCGCCCCCGAATCTATCTTGGAGTCAGTAGACCACTAATTTATCCGTGTGTCACTATTTTTATGCTTTTCGTGTCAAAATTTTCGCATTTTTATCATAATCACACCGGGGGGTCCTTAAAATATGGATCGCTTCTTCAAACAAATCAGCGCTACTTGCGGGAAAGACAAGTTATAGATAGGAGTGAAGAATTAATTCTAAGCGCATGACATGTCATCGCTGCCTATCCAAGCAGCTACCCAAGAGAACCTGAGGGATAAACAGTTGCTAAAAGATGGAAGTATGACGAATAGAGAAATAAATGAGTCTTCAGGTATGGATGGCCAGAATACAAAAGCTACCGCGGGCGCGGATAGCATACAACCGTCGGCTAAATCCGTAGAAGAACGCATAGAGCTATTGAGGCAGCTGAAGTCCAAAGCAAATGAGGAGCTCCTATCGAGACTACCGGTGGTCAGAGAAAAGCAGCCTCTGCGCGACAAAAACCACATAAAAGCATCGCCGCCTGGCAGAGCGGGCTCCGCAACCGAAAGGGATCACGGGGAGATAGGGTCGCCTGCGCCAAGACTGGACAAATTTCCTATATATTTTGGCACTGCGCAAGGTGGTCATCTGGCGCGCACCACTGCAGACAGGCGGGGCCGTCGGGCGGCAGTGCAACAGGCGCTGGAGAGACTGAATCTCGACTACCTTCCGGACTTCTCGAAATCCGGCGGCGTGCGTAAACCAATCCGTGGAGTACACACAGTCGCTCAGAGTGGACGAGGGCAGGAAGTTTCTCCACCTCCTTTGGATATAGCATTGCAGCCGGAAGCGATAGTCAGGACACTCGAAGCTAAGTCTCCGGTACCGAGCATGCGCTCACGGGCCACAACAGCGGCTGCAGCGGGTGTTCAGCAGTCGGATATGCAAGCAGACTCTCGAGGACGTACCTTTTCCCGCGATAGCAGTGTTAATCTGCGACAGCTGTACTTAGGCGGCGGCATAGAGGCTCATAAACAGGGCTCGTCACTCGACGATTTAGCGGATAGAGAGGCCAGGGTAATAAGCTTGGACAAAATACCTTCTGGTAGAGACAGCGCGGTAAAGTTGCAAGCAAAACACGAGCAGCCGCATACCAAGCAGGAAACCGCTGAATTACATCCTACAAGGACGCGGTTACCAGATTTGCGTGTTGACAAAGGAGGATCTGCGTTCAGGAAAGTGGCAAAAAGACTGAAGACCGCTGATATACCTCCTTATGACGGCGCGCCGCGATACCAGACCACCTCATCCGGCGTGATTGATCTTTCTACACGAGGTTTGCATCCTGATGATGAACCAGACTCGGAACCTTTACGTGGCCCCCTAGGGCTGAACAGGGATAAAGCAGAAGGTTTAGATCTGCGAGGGGCAGCCCAGGAGGAGAGTATACGAAGGAAGGTTGTGCCGCGGAAGATCCCATCGGATGCCCCAACATCCGAAACAATCATAAACTATACTCCCGCGTCACCGAAAGAATTTTTGGGTTCTTCAGGAAATTATCCGCAGACGGAATTGACCACCATAAACGAAGAAGCGCAAGTTACAGGGACCCTAGAACTTTATTCTGCTAATTCCAGTGACTTGACCGAACGCGAGGTATCTGAACGTCCCGAATTTTTAACAGAACCCCCCCCAAATACCTCCTATAATACCGGTATTTGCTCTTCGCCTAAATTACCTCCGAAGGATCGAGGATTGGACACTGATTCGACTAATCGAGATTTTAAATGTTTATTGCCTCGCAATTCTTGCATTTCTTCTACCGAAGCCTATCGTGAAGACAGCTCTCGGAGACAGGCGCTGATACCCGAACTTGTCACAGACTCCTCGCCCGCAGACAGCGACTTGAGCGAAAGAACAAGCTTATCAACAGAGCAACCTGACGCTAATTTCGAAAACAGTGATCGAAAACCTGACCCTGGCCAGCGGGAACGTCAAAATTTCTCTGAGCCCCTCAATCTTGCAGCTTCGCTGAACATTGCAGATACCTCTTGCAATGAGCGAAAAGTTATACCGAGCACGGAGCAGCATAATCCTGCAGAAATAACGAAACCTAGCGTAGCACCATTTACAGGCACGAACACTGCCCTTCATACGACAGATCAAACTGAATTATCATTTTTGATTTCTGCAAAACAGGCTGAAAAGTATGTGCATGATATCAGTAAAACTTGGACTAATATCGAAAAACCAGAACTTCTGCGACTGATGGATAGAGCGGTTGTTCGGCATAGACCTTTTAGTGCCAATCCAAAAATTGTCAGCGCTTCAAATGATATATGCCAGGTGCATAACTTTGAAGATGTGGATGTGAATTATTATCAACGTCTACCGACTAGGTTAGTATATGTGGATCTCTACGGGCCACAGGTTCCGAAGAAGCGGGGCCGTAAGAAAAAGCATCGGGGTTTCGTACCGGCCGTTGAGACAGTCCTCGCTGCacattcccccaagtcggcTACGGAAACTCTGACAGTGGATGATACACCCACGTCGCTTTCTAATGATGTGCTGGTGCATCCTTTGAAGCAACTGTTTGCAAGCGCTGAAGAAGGTTCCAAACATGAGCCCAGAAATGATAAAGAGGGGACACAACCGGCGCGTTTCAGAGAAGGAGAAAGTCTTGAACAGCAAGTCGCTGCTATGGCAGCGGAAATAATGGAGTACGAGCTTAAGATAGCGTCACTGCATGGGCAGCTCGCTAATAAACAGCGCGATATAGACAGGCTCAATGAGCTACATTTGAAATTACTTGGTGATTTAGAACGTGCAACTCCGACTGGTACGTCCAATATACCGGTAAACACGAACCTAGATTATCCAGAAGAAAATTATCCTGGAAATGACACCATTGATCATGATCCCTCGATGGATGCTAATCTCGTGAAGGTATACGAGCAACAAATAGCGGAAAATAACGCCCTTATTAAGAAATTGAAGGATGAGCTGGACGTACTAAAATGTATCCCAATGTCAGGAAGGAAGCAACTATTAACACAACTGAATAAAATGTATCAAAAACTAGATGAGCGATCGTTAGAATTAGAAAGTACATCAACGGAAGTTGATAAGAAAATTACCGAAGTCGTAAGACGTGAAAAAGCGCTTACCGTGGGAATTGAAGAGCATCCAAAATATGTTGAACTCCGTGATAAGTTCCTTACTGTTAAAGGAAGATTAGAGTCGGATTTGAAATATTCGAAGATGCATTTTTCTAACTTAAGAACACAATTCAGCATATTCGAGCAAAAATTTGAACAACAGCGAGATTTATTAGCTCATTACCAGGACCTCTGTGCACAGAAAGATGAGATCGTTGTATCATTACAATCGGAAAGGTCAGACTTAACGGCCAGATTGCTTGGCTTGGACGTCGAGCTGGGTAAAAGACCGTCAGTGACGTGCAACAGGAAACAAAGTTCTATGCCTACAGGTGAAATTGATAAACAACAAAGAACTAGGCAGGATATGATAACTCAACTGATAAACGATCTCGGGGAAGATGCAGTTATTTCGGAGCACGAACGTGCCATATTACGCAAGCTTATCCAATATGCTTACGACATTTCAGGTCCTCAGACTAAGAAAGATGAGATTCTTAAATTATTGGAGCAATCTGGAGAATTATATAGTGATGATGCTTCCCTTAAACGCCGTGATCTGAAGACACCCATCTTTTCCCGTTCACTGACAACTGCTACTGCAGCTTCGAAACAGAATTCTGAAAATTCGGTACCAACGAGAGGCAACATCCATGTGCCCTGTAATTCCCGGCAGAAGCGCTCGAGATCAGCCTTGGATATGGAGGATAGATTGAATTCTGCACATAATATCATTGCCTGTCTAACTCTGCTACTGGGTCGACAAGAAAAGGAACTTCTCCGCCCTGGCACAGGCGAATAAGCTCAGGGGCCTCTTGTGGAGGGGTGGCAACACGGCACCAGTGCTTAGTGAGAATGCAACCCAAGAGAAGCGCTCGTTTATACGTGGGGCTGAATCTAATTATCACTCTACTCCTTGTAATTATATTACCGATACTTTGCTGTATCACTAATGTGGCGGTGCCAGTTCGTTCAGTCCACGAACTGTATATCCTACCATCCGTGTAGATGATAAATAATTTACTACTATAATAATGTATTCATTCTGCATTACTGTTATTACTATTTACTAACCCCTTTAGTCGCTCCAAGTCAGAGTCAATACCGGTTGATGCTCCCCCGGAGTCTGCGGTACTCTTTGACGCTTCTTCAAAACAAGTGGCATGGAAATATTTGCCGTTAGATCCAACACAGTTCCGCCACACCCATTCTGACAGATCTTCATCATAGACGGCAGAGGTGACTTCGGTACATATGGAACACTGGAACGACATATCCGAAACGCCATCCGGCACAACAACGTACTTTTTCCTAATTTGCAATTCATTTTTGGCTTTGTTTTCTGATTCCGAGGCCGTTGTGGTTTGGCTCATTGCTAACGCAACAGTATTAATTGCTGGATTATTTGTGTTGGTGGATACAATATCTTCGTCCTTGAAAAGTATCCACTGTTCATCATTAAGGTACCAAGTTCTTGACTGAATATTTTTTGCAATGACTTGACTATTTGACTGCGTACCCTTAATCCTTTTGTTAATCCGGAAGTGCCAGTCAAAATGATCAATCTCCATCTGATGTTCCGTTTGGCTGGTTCCAAATCGCACCCCGCAAGAGGTACATTTGTTCGGCTTGGAACGGTACAGCAAATGCATCAATTGCTCCGTTAGTGGATTATTTTTCTGCATCACGAATTGTTGCGATAGTTGCAGGTTAGGAGTGTTGAGTATATCAATATTCCGAACTGCATAGTGAGCTCTCACGTTGCCGAGTATATCCTGTAAAAGAGAAAAAGGTGGTAGTTGCATGTTGTCAGCTGGTCCCATGGATTTTTCAAGTAGAGATGCTAATTTTACCACCGATTGTTCGCCTGGTTCATGCAACATCCTATGCTGTTTCAACGTCCTATAGATCGATTCAACTTTGGAAACTTTATTAGAGCACTGTGACCCTGCGGAGCCATTGCTGGAGGATATGCTATCGAGGAAAGACATTGAAAGTGTTGCGTTTCCAAAGAGTGAGGAGCCCTCGAATGAATGGCTCATTGGCGGCGCACTATGCTCGAATACGGGGGCGGAAACCTgcatctgctgctgcgccatcttgcgaagctgctgctccttgTGCTGTTGATGCCAGAGAACCTGCTGCTCTTGTGCAAAGATATGCCgcaactgctgctgcacctggtgcagcgcctgcagcggcagccgcTCCTTTTGCAGAGCATGCTTCAGCTGCTGCAACACAATGATCTTTGACTGTAGCTTGGAGTCTGATGGCTCCTTTCCTAACCTCTCCTGTGTCATTGAAGTCAGTTTGTCAATGTCGCGCAGTAACTGCGGCACCGTCGGGGGCGGAGCCATGGCTTGTGCCTGCCTCTGATGCAAAGAACTGGCCTTGATCAGGAACTGCTCGATTCGGTCCAGGGTATCCTTGTCAAACAAAAGCTCGCCAGTCGGCAATGGCGTCATCCACGTCTTGAACATGAGAATCAGCTTGGTCCTCGTGGCGTTGTCCACGATGAGGTATGTCTGCCGGTATATCTTGGCCAGATTGCGACTGAAGTAGATGGTGTAGGGCGAGCCTGCGTTCTTACAGATTGAGTCCAGTGCATAGAAGGCATACAGCTTCTGGTTGGGAACGCACTTGGCAATGCGCGACTCTACTGCATCAACGAACTGCTGTGCGTACGAGATATTTTCCTCCGCCATCTTCGTCAGGCTCGTGATGATAGGGCGCGAGTTGAACGTAAGGTCTTCTAGGATGCTAACAAAGTCTTTAAGGACCTTGTCACCATCTTCCATCGTGTATTAAGATATTTAATGCTTCAGATGATCTCTATGCCCCTTAATAGACCCCAGCCTCTACGCTTCAAGGTCTGGTTCCGTGTGTTCACTGGAAACATTCGTCTAGGATGTCACCGTTTTTTACCTCGTTCGCCGCCTATACAAAGCCAGTCCACGGGCAGCGCGAACAACGGAAGCCAAACCCACAGCGCAGCGACAAGCAGCGGCGAGCAGCGACACACACCAAGAACCAGCGGTCGTGGCTAGTAGCCCAAGAGGCATCCGCAAAGAATCAAATGTCACCTTGTACGTGTGACTGtatgtcacgtgacatcATGGTATCTCAGTCAGCACGCCCAACAGATACAAATGTATACCAAGCAGCACGTCACTGTACCTAGGGATCTGCTTTGCGTATCAGTCATGTGTCAGAGGGCGTCCAAACCGGCACGATGACTCGGAAAAGCGTAAAATTTTTTGGAGGCATCGATGGCACATCTCTGAACGGTCAGCTGAACTGGAGCGAAACGCAGAGTATTGCTGTTCTAGATATCTATCCCCGTCAATGTCGAACGATCAGAAGCAGTCAGGTTTAGCACGCGTTGTGGGCTCCGCATCTGCGGGAATCCTCGAGATCGGGGTGTTTCACCCGGTGGACACGATCTCCAAGAGACTGATGTCGAACCACACCAAGATTACGAACGCCCAGCAGTTGAATGATGTTGTGTTCCGCGAACATGCGAGCAAGCCATTTGGCCAGAGGCTATTCACGCTGTTCCCGGGCCTTGGTTACGCGGCAACGTACAAGATTTTCCAGCGGGTGTACAAGTATGGCGGGCAGCCTTTTGCCAACGAGTTCTTGAACAAGCACTTCAAGGCGGACTTTGACGGCGCGTTTGGCGAGAAGACGGGGAAGGCTTTGCGGTCGGCGACGGCGGGCTCCCTGATTGGGATCGGAGAGATCGTGCTATTGCCGTTGGATGTGCTGAAGATCAAGAGACAGACCAACCCAGAGTCGTTCCGCGGCCGTGGTTTCTTGAGGATTCTACGCGACGAAGGCATGGGTCTATACCGTGGGTGGGGCTGGACCGCAGCGCGGAATGCGCCGGGCTCTTTTGCGTTGTTCGGTGGTAACGCGTTTGCGAAGGAGTACATTCTAGGTTTGAAGGACTACAGTCAGGCTACATGGGGCCAGAACTTTGTTTCTTCCATTTTTGGTGCATCTGCTTCGCTGATTGTATCTGCTCCGCTTGATGTCATCAAGACCAGAATTCAGAGCAGAAACTTTGAGAGCGCCGAGTCTGGTTTTACGATCGTCAAGAACACTTTGAAAAACGAGGGTGCTACTGCGTTCTTCAAGGGTCTGACTCCAAAGCTGTTAACGACCGGCCCCAAGCTGGTTTTCTCGTTTGCAATTGCGCAGACTTTGATCCCTATGTTCGACAATATGCTACGCAAGTAGGCGTTGAACTACAGCTTTTCTTGTATATAAACGTTACATCCCTGAGATCTTCAGGTGATTTACATGAGAATAACTATATGACTCTCAGTTACGAATGTAGCTACATACGTTCTGGGTGCAATCTCCTCTATAAAGATGGCCCCTGCGAGGCTATACTAGCTCCGGGTTGGGCAGTCTGCGGAAACATGCAACGAATTTGTCGCCCTGCTTACGTGCCACCTTTTTGCCCTCTTCGGTGGCATGCCTCATAATACGGACACACGGGTCTTGGTCGAGCCACTCATCGCCCAGCCGGTCAAATAGCGGATGCATATTCAGATGCTCGACCATCCAATTGTGCAGGTCCAGAACATCTGTAATTGTGTAGATAACACCACCCTCCTTGAGCACGTAGGCATACTCACTTAAGAGAGTGTTAGTTATAATTCTGGCCTTGTGCTTCCTTTGCTTGAAATGTGGATCAGGAAAACAGAAGAACATCTTCTCCAGCTGGCTCTTTTCAAAGAAATTGGGCAGAAACTTCATGGCATTGCCTCGTAACACATTGATGTTCTGGTACTCTTTCTGCGCAGCGTGATTGGTCCGAAGAGCTATGATCCGGTCCTCGACGTAGTTCGTCACCTGTACACGGATCTCCATCCCGAGAATCAAGTTCTCCGGCAGCTCACGCGATAGTTCGACCATCAGCCCACCGTATCCACACCCGATGTCTGCGACAGTGACCTTCTTTGTCATTGTGTTGGTAGCTGCATCGTAGTAGTGGGGGTATAGCTTCGACCAGTCCATTTCTGCTGGAGACAGCGGATATTCCAGCTGGTGGTCCGAGAACGGGTTCGAATGAGCTCTCTGGCGGTagaacttcttcttggGTAGATCTAGCTCTGACGACTTATTCGGCAGCGCATCGTCAATCTTCACATGTTTTAATTCTTTGCGGTTGGCTTCCTTGGCAGCGCGATATGCCTGCCGTTTCGAAGCTTGATCATCAGTCAATGACATGGCGGCGTCCTGAGTGATGCGACGTGACCTAACTTGTTCCTTGCATCACGGACAAGTATTTGGGCTCAGCTCAGATACAGGCTTCCAAGGCCGATGAGCAGAAAATTTTCCAAATCACGATTTACGGAACTATGAGCACATGCCGATGAGATGAGTGGACAGCTATATAGTTATATACAGGACGAGCCGTCACTTCTCCGCAGCAGTGCTGTCTTCTGGCTCTTGCAGTTGCTTCTCGTGTCCCTTTAGCGTCATGTAAAGGGTCTGAGATCCGCTCTCCAGCGTGCGTACCAGACCCGCGCCGCTAAGAACGTGTAAGACGCCCAACAGTTGCGATTGTAACGTTGTCTTGGAAGGCAGCTGTTTGAAGTCGTTCAGGCGCGCGACATCAAAGACCTCGGACTCGGCCTTGGCGCCGACGACGAACATCTTGTCCTGCGcgcgctccagcagcttcagcagctTGGAGACAGCCTGCGGGTCTGTCTCAGGAAAGGTAACCACCGCGGTAGGACCCTTGAACAGTGGCAGCAGTGGGTGCGCCCAGTCCTGCTCACGAGGGTGAACGTATGCAGCGGGGTCTGGCTGGCGGCTTTTGCGCAGGTACACTTGGAACAAACGGTTGCGAACAACGGTCAGGCGGCCGCCAAGCTTCTGTATCTCGCCGCGGAAGTGCGCATCCTCGGTCTTCAACAAGTTGTTATAGTGCAGAAACACTGCAAGTGGGTTGGCCTCCATCAGTTGCTTATACTGGTCGATCAGCAGTGTCTTCCGGGACGTCAACGGCTTGACGGTCTTGCGTACCGTGGCCAGCGTCCGCACGCCATGAAATGCCTGCACTGCCTGCCGCAGTCCACAGTTGCGCAGCGATGCCAGACACGAAAACATCCTCGTTAATGCAGCTTGGGTCCTTCCGTCGTCACTGTGCGTCTCGATTAAGCCCAGGTTATCAGTAACATCAAAATTTTACATAACTGCCACGTGATATACACGTGATAAAGATCTACACCCATGCCCCCTGATTGTGTAAAAAAGCAACttttgaaaaattttctACGGTTCCATCCGATGAGATGAGCTTAGCCTAGTGCGAGTCCAATATCAGTGCACTAAGGTTTATCCAGTGATACTTGTTCTCGAGCTTTCGCAACAGCATCAAGTTACGAGATCGCACCATGCAGTTATCCTGGAAAGATATTCCTACGGTTCCGACCTCCAATGATATGTTGGATATCGTCCTTAACAGGACGCAGCGGAAAACTCCAACAGTCATCCGGGCGGGCTTCAAGATCACTCGTATCCGTGCGTTCTACATGCGTAAGGTGAAGTTCACATGCGAGGGGTTTATTGAGAAGTTTGACGACATTCTAAAGGGCTTCCCCAACATCAACGATGTGCACCCGTTCCATAGAGATCTGATGGACACCCTGTATGAGAAGAACCACTACAAGGTGTCTCTGGCGTCGGTGTCGCGGGCGAAAACTCTCGTGGAACAGGTGGCTAGAGATTACGTCCGGCTGCTGAAGTTTGGTCAGTCGCTGTTCCAGTGCAAGCAGTTGAAGCGTGCAGCGCTTGGTCGTATGGCTACGATCATGAAAAAGCTGAAGGATCCGCTCGTATACTTGGAACAAGTCAGACAGCACTTGGGCAGATTGCCATCGATTGACCCTAACACCAGAACGCTGCTCATCTGCGGTTATCCAAACGTTGGTAAGTCCTCGTTCTTGAGATGCATCACGAAGGCAGATGTCGAGGTGCAGCCGTATGCCTTCACAACGAAGTCGCTCTATGTGGGCCACTTTGACTACAAATACCTCCGTTTCCAGGCCATCGACACGCCCGGTATTCTGGACAGGCCGACGGAGGAGATGAACAACATTGAAATGCAGTCCATCTATGCCATCGCCCATCTACGTTCGACTGTGCTGTATTTCATGGATTTGTCTGAGCAGTGTGGCTTTACTATTGAGGCGCAGGTCAAGCTGTTCCACTCCATCAAGCCGCTATTTGCGAACAAGTCTGTGATGGTTGTGATCAACAAGACCGATATCATCAGACCAGAAGACCTGGACGAAGAACGCCAGGAAATGCTGAAGAGCATCATGGACTTCCCTGGTGTGGAGATCATGACTACCTCTTGTATCAACGAGGAGAACGTGATGGCTGTTAGAAATAAGGCCTGTGAAAAGCTCTTGGCTTCCAGAATTGAAAACAAGTTGAAGTCGCAGACGAGAATCACCAACGTTCTGAACAAAATCCACGTGGCTCATCCACAGAAGCGCGATGATGGCGTTGAAAGGACACCATACATTCCAGAGGCGTTCAAGAACGTCAAGAAATACGACCCTGAAGACCCTGAAAGAAGACCTCTGGCAAGGGACATCGAGGCCGAGAACGGAGGTGCGGGTGTCTTCAACATTAACCTGAAGGATAGCTACCTCTTGGAGAACGACGAGTGGAAGAACGATGTTATGCCTGAGATTCTCAACGGTAGAAACGTCTACGACTTCCTAGATCCAGATATCGCCGCCAAACTCCAGGCACTggaggaagaggaggagcgcCTGGAGGCCGAGGGCTTCTACGAGTCCGATGATGATGCTATTGAGGGCATGGATGACGAGGATGTCGAGGATATCCGCGAGAAGGCCGCCTGGATCCGCGACAAGCAAAAGAAGATGATCAACGCCGCCAGAAGCAGAAAGGCACTCAAGAACCGCGGTACCATGCCGCGCTCCAAGATGGCCAAGTCTTTCGAGGATATGGAGAAGCACATGTCCTCCCTAGGCCACAACATGTCTGCTCTACAGAGCAAGCAGagcgctgctgccgccaAGAACAGATACACGGAGTCTGGCGCGGACATTGTCTACGGCAACAACGAATCTGCAAAGACTGCTGGCAAGCTGCGGCAGTCCGATAGGCTCATGGACGGTGTGGCGGACGCCTCCATGAGAAGCAAGGCCGACAGAATGGCCAAGCTGCACAGACGCGAGAGAAACAGACAGGCTAGACAAGGTGAGGCTGACAGACATGCCACCGCCTCGCTGCCAAAGCACTTGTTCTCCGGTAAGCGTGGTATTGGGTCGAACGATCGTCGTTGATCTTCACCTTTCGTTGCATCTCACTGTATTTTCGCTGCAATACATAACTCATCTACTGTATATTACATAAACTGGCTCCACAAAGCCCAATAGATGCTATGTCTGTTATACTACGGGGTGCGAACTCGGCCTGCGCAGCGAAACGAAGGTGCACGGCGCTACCGACCCTGCAGCGATCGTGGCCGGCCGTTGCGGTCTGAAACAGAAACCTCGTTTTCCGTTAAAAAGTCCGAAACACAGTTTCGGACTCAGATGAAATAATACGTTAAACTCAAACAAAGTAAAAACACCTTGAAACTAGAAGTTATATTTGCTCGTGGAAATGCAGTAGAAAGATTTTGTGCAAGCAAATAATAAACGTCGAGAGTTATGAAATGTTTCGCGACCACAGTCGCGGACGTGGATACTGCAGGCGCAGCTATACCAATAGCCACAAGAGTTTTCGACATAGACGACAGGGAAGCTCGGACACATATATATAGATAGGCTTCAAAGTCTGAAGTGTCAGTGGAATTTTCGCATGCTGCCTTAGAAGCAAGCAAGCCTGAGCAAGTAAATGAGCCATATAGAATTCACCAAGTAATTCACTTCGAAGGAATATAACTAAACGACTAGAGCTCAACAGGAATATGCCCTCACTCAACTACGAACATCCGATATCCATTCCCATCGACCAAATAAGCTCGCAGCTATCACTCGACACACGGCTACGGGCAGGCCCGGGCTTTGGCGATGAGATCGAGGATATCAACTTGGATCTCGACGGCGCGGCGCTTCGCAAGGCCACGATGTGCGCGCTGGATAACTACAGCCAGGAGGATGACTCCGCGTTCTGGAACTTTATCCGGGGAAATAACACAGAGGGTAATGACGATAAAAACAAAAAGAACGAAGAAGCCAGGGCAGGAGATGGCCCGAAGGGCAAGGCTGGAACTGATAGCcggggcaactccaccaAGGTGGAGGGGACCCCGGACGAGGACGGGGACTCTAGCGAGGACCGGTCCGGTACGAAAAATGAATACAATACGAGGGACTGCTCTCTCTCACGCGAACAGAGCGGCTTCGACCCCCCGTACACGGCCTTTTCACGGTTACAGCGTAGTGTGATCTTCGCTGTGATCATTTTTATCGGGTTTCTTGGCCCCATGGCGGGGAACATATACATACCTGCGCTTCCGATCCTCGAACAAGACTTTGCCGTGTCTACGACGACCATCAACGGGACGGTATCGGTGTTCATGGCCGTATTCTCCGTGGGCCCGCT carries:
- the TRM8 gene encoding tRNA (guanine46-N7)-methyltransferase (Syntenic homolog of Saccharomyces cerevisiae YDL201W (TRM8)); amino-acid sequence: MSLTDDQASKRQAYRAAKEANRKELKHVKIDDALPNKSSELDLPKKKFYRQRAHSNPFSDHQLEYPLSPAEMDWSKLYPHYYDAATNTMTKKVTVADIGCGYGGLMVELSRELPENLILGMEIRVQVTNYVEDRIIALRTNHAAQKEYQNINVLRGNAMKFLPNFFEKSQLEKMFFCFPDPHFKQRKHKARIITNTLLSEYAYVLKEGGVIYTITDVLDLHNWMVEHLNMHPLFDRLGDEWLDQDPCVRIMRHATEEGKKVARKQGDKFVACFRRLPNPELV
- the MRPL11 gene encoding mitochondrial 54S ribosomal protein uL10m (Syntenic homolog of Saccharomyces cerevisiae YDL202W (MRPL11)), producing the protein MFSCLASLRNCGLRQAVQAFHGVRTLATVRKTVKPLTSRKTLLIDQYKQLMEANPLAVFLHYNNLLKTEDAHFRGEIQKLGGRLTVVRNRLFQVYLRKSRQPDPAAYVHPREQDWAHPLLPLFKGPTAVVTFPETDPQAVSKLLKLLERAQDKMFVVGAKAESEVFDVARLNDFKQLPSKTTLQSQLLGVLHVLSGAGLVRTLESGSQTLYMTLKGHEKQLQEPEDSTAAEK
- the NOG1 gene encoding putative GTPase NOG1 (Syntenic homolog of Saccharomyces cerevisiae YPL093W (NOG1)), yielding MQLSWKDIPTVPTSNDMLDIVLNRTQRKTPTVIRAGFKITRIRAFYMRKVKFTCEGFIEKFDDILKGFPNINDVHPFHRDLMDTLYEKNHYKVSLASVSRAKTLVEQVARDYVRLLKFGQSLFQCKQLKRAALGRMATIMKKLKDPLVYLEQVRQHLGRLPSIDPNTRTLLICGYPNVGKSSFLRCITKADVEVQPYAFTTKSLYVGHFDYKYLRFQAIDTPGILDRPTEEMNNIEMQSIYAIAHLRSTVLYFMDLSEQCGFTIEAQVKLFHSIKPLFANKSVMVVINKTDIIRPEDLDEERQEMLKSIMDFPGVEIMTTSCINEENVMAVRNKACEKLLASRIENKLKSQTRITNVLNKIHVAHPQKRDDGVERTPYIPEAFKNVKKYDPEDPERRPLARDIEAENGGAGVFNINLKDSYLLENDEWKNDVMPEILNGRNVYDFLDPDIAAKLQALEEEEERLEAEGFYESDDDAIEGMDDEDVEDIREKAAWIRDKQKKMINAARSRKALKNRGTMPRSKMAKSFEDMEKHMSSLGHNMSALQSKQSAAAAKNRYTESGADIVYGNNESAKTAGKLRQSDRLMDGVADASMRSKADRMAKLHRRERNRQARQGEADRHATASLPKHLFSGKRGIGSNDRR